Genomic DNA from Oryza sativa Japonica Group chromosome 5, ASM3414082v1:
aacctcgccgtcgcctcctcactctcctcctctcccccacctCGCTGCCGCCCGAGCAGCCGCCGGCAAAGCCAGGCGGCTGCgaagacggtggcggcggggctccCTTCTCCCTCACTCCCGGTCAGCCGGTTGGGGCGCCGACGACACCAGAGAGCGAGAGCGCGgccccggcgacgacggccaAAGCCGGCGCCGTTGGGTTTGGATCCGGCCCCTTGGCTGGATCTGGGCTGGGACACGCGGGTtggtggcggcgtggcgcgtgggccgcgcggaggcggcagccGCGGCAGTGGCGCGGGAGGCGCCCGTGCGAAGGTGGTGGGGTAGAGGTCCATGGCTCCGGCGACGGGCAGGTGCCAGATCCGGTCGCCCCGCTTGGCCGGGGTGACCGGCGACGGGCTCGGTCGATGCCGGCGCCGCTCCACGGAGCAGGGGGGTGGCTGGtagtggcgatggtggcggatGTGGCAACGACGAAGTTGGCGACGAAGGTGGCGGACTGCGGCGCGTGCCGCGACGCCGGCCCTCGTCAAGAACCTCGCCGCCATGAGAGAGGCGCGGCACCCGTCAATTGTACGCCATGCCCGTGACGCCTTCCTCCATGGCGCCGGCGACCCGCACTGCGCGCTGCACCTTCAGGTCCGCGCCACCCCGGCCGGTCTGGATGGTTGGCggctggcgacggtggcggctgaCGGTGGCGACTGGACGGTGGTGGCTGACGGTGGCCGCTggacgggggcggcggtggcggtggcagtggcgatggtggctggcggtggcagtggcgatggtggctggcggtggcggctggcggcggtggtggctgtggcgctggcggtggcggctgtcGACGGTGGTGCAAGGCCATCATCCGGGGCTGACGGTGAGTCGTCGTCGACAGCGGCATGCggaggcggggaaggaggagTCCGGGTGCGGGCGCGCCGTCGAGAACTGTGGGCGGTGGCCTTGGCCGAATTTCTGAAGCGACAATGTTGTTGATCGACGAAGATCCTTCTTGTGCGGATTGGTGGTGTGGGTTTGGACAGGGAATCGCGGGCGAAAGCCTTGCCGAGCCGTTTGGCCggctgacgacggcgacgacgtttGGCGTCGTTCCCCTTCTTGGAGGCGTCGTTTTAGATTACCCCTCTCCTTTCCTAACCATATTctccgggtgaaaaccttgcttCGTTCCgaacgagcggtggcggcgatccaCGTTGCGTCCTCCTTGGGGGCACTACTTTGGAGAAACCTCTTTGTACAAGGATTGTCAAGGGTCTATGTATTGGCTTCGAACTTCAGTCATAGGCTTTGACGAGGCCTTCTAGCTCCACATGTTTTGCTTTTCTTAGTTTGGGTCCTCTTTTTTCCTGTTTGGTGTGTTCAACTTGTCTTGAACTACACTCTCTTCTGGAGTGgaactttgtaataattggctgtagctctttttgAGTAAAGAccgggatattatattccattatcttaaaaaaatgtacCATGTAAAAGGACATGCTGTTCGACCTCGGCTGTGTAAAAAAGTCTAGGTAAAACGGTACCTATCCTTAAACATAGCATGAAAATACTTTTATCACCACAAACACACATTGCATGCTCATATCAACACAAACACACATTGCATGTATGTCCTCGATACATGCTTGAAAATTATCAGAGGGATGAAATGACCTCAGGAGCATGGCCTCAGCATGCACACGTGTAATCTTAAAATTGGGCGACACCTACACCAAAACGGATTATACATTATTCTCCACCCCAATGATTCGTTTATACCTAAGCTCATCCATACTGCTTATTAGcaactttaaaaaataatttattggtAAACGTACCCTTAACAACTCAAAAATAAATACGTAAAATAAACTCCGACGAAAAACCACAAAATTCAGTCCTTTTGAGGGCCAGTTGCACAATATATTAACAAATGTGCCTGCACTTCAGGGCAGATTTGAACGGTCCAATATTCTGTGCATGTGAACGATTTTTAAATCTATAATAAAgctaatttaaattttgtttagTCCTAATCGAAGCTGAAGACCAAACAGACGCTTATAATGGGCACCTTTTGTGTCCTAGGCCCTAGCCCTGTGACCCTTCCTCTGAACCTTTATGGCCATTGGGAGATCACATATGTAGGGGACGATCGTGACAACAGCTCGTGAGTCATTGGAACCTTCCCCTTAATATGTCCTGTAATGCCATATTTAAGCCAATCCACAAGCTTTAGGCAAACAATTACCACACTAGTAGACATATAGTATGAATACTTGAAAATTTCTACAAGTATATGTTATTCTcccctatttttttattattgtttttcacTGCAGAGCCGGCAAAAACTGAGCCAGCAAAGATTATACAAGTCTTTCTTTTCGACATGCTACCTGCAAAGATTCATGTGACGAAAGCGATAGGCGATGAGATCACTCTCCATGCTCCATGCTGCAGTCTACTCAACACCACCCCAAAATGGCACTGATCTCATTGCCTGGGCTTTGGACATGTGTCGCTCTTCTCGTGGCCATCTTCTCCATCCCATTCGTCTCCACACGAGCATGAGGGCGCAGACGTCTCAACCTCTAGCCTCTCTCTCCCAGACTCCAGAGCAAGCAAGCAGGAGATCACGAGCTCACAAGTATACCGaacccgtcgtcgtcgacgccacGCTCGCATTGAAACAATTTTcgcttttaggcttttagcaaGAGAGTGCCGCTTTTGTCCCCCTGTTTCTTGAAGCAGAGCTGCGGTTTTTCGAGTTTGCCGGCGGCCATGGGAGGAGGACCTTCGAGGTTGGGCTTGCCGCGGTTGTTGATGGTGGTGGCGCTTGTGCTTCTGCCATTGTGTGGTTTCGGTGTCCATGGAAGGAACCATATCCACAAGAAGCcgcatggcggcggtggcggaggaggccggcaGCACAGGGGTGGCGGCACGGTGGTGTCCTCCCCTGCGGTCCCACCGGCGGACGAGCAGACGCAGCCGCCTGGCATTGTCCCCTCGGACCCGGTCATCCCTGCCCAGCCGGAGCAGTGCGTGTTCGACGTCAGGGCGTTTGGTGCGGTGGGCGACGGCACGACGGACGACACCGAGGCGTTCCGGGCGGCGTGGAGGGCGGCCTGCGCCGTGGAGTCGGCCGTCATCTCGGTGCCGTCCGACGGCACGTTCACCATCACCACGACCACGTTCACCGGGCCGTGCAAGCCCGGCCTCGTCTTTCAAGTGGATGGGGTGCTGATGCCGCCGGACGGGCCGGACTGCTGGCCGCCGTCGGATAACCGGCGGCAGTGGCTCGTCTTCTCCAACCTCGACGGCCTGACGCTGCGCGGCGCCGGCACGATCGAGGGCAACGGCGAGGGCTGGTGGAATCTCCCCTGCAAGCCTCACAGGGTACTGCacaacactttttttttttttgtctccgaTTCATCCAGCTCGCTCGTCTCAACACTGGCTCTGAATTTGCATTGGTGACTCTGAATTCGGTGCAGGGTCCGAACGGGTCGACGCTGCGCGGCCCGTGCGACAGCCCGACGGTACgcatcaccatcaccatcaccatgagcacaaactagctagctagctcatcgACACCATACATATTGTTGACACATATGTCGTTTGTgttatttttatctttatttttttattaaacttatGGTTGTGCCGGATATGTAATccattttcattatctaaaaattatGTCGTTTGTGTTGGTGGTGCAGTTGGTGAGGTTCTTCATGAGCCGAAACCTGGTGGTGGAGGGCCTGAGGGTGGAGAACAGCCCGGAGTTCCACTTCCGGTTCGACGGCTGCAGCGACGTGCGCGTCGACGGGCTGTCCATCAGGTCGCCGGCGAACAGCCCCAACACCGACGGCATCCACGTCGAGAACACCCAGCGCGTTGCCATCTACAACTCCATGATCAGCAACGGTATGTTCTACTCTCATTGACGCCTTTTTTCTTTCCTTACGTTGTTCTTTTTCTAATGTGACATGGGAAATGACATGTCTTCCGGCCGGTGTAGGTGATGACTGCATCTCAATTGGGACGGGGAGCTACGACGTCGACATTCAAAATGTTTCTTGCGGCCCTGGACACGGCATAAGGTACGTAGGTAGAACCCATTATTCTCCTCTATCTGTTTTAtttacttatttattttttccaatattaaattctaatattgGATTGAAGAGGGAGAAAAAAAGCAGAATAACTTATGCATCACTTGGTCCCGTTCCTTTTTTGGttgttctctcttctctcatttatAATAAATTCGGTTCACAAACAGTTTTGTTTGTGTACATACGTTGCCGGCGATCAATATGTTGCTTGGATGTGGGCACGGGGCAACCTGCAATCCTGACTATACGGTTCAGGAGAAAGCAGCAAAGCGTCAGAAACATCCAAAGCGTATAAAACGCATGACGGCATCAGCTTAGCTACCACCCGTCCACCCTTTGTTTCTGCTCGTCTTGTTCTGCCTTATGATCCGCTGGTGTCCTAGATTACTTCCagaatttttagtttttttttagaacatccAGAATTTTTTGTTGGTCACTCACGTCCTCACAGGAAGAGTGAGATGCTGAAGTaaatggagagagagacaagAAAAGTTGGCCACATGCATGAAGAATTTAGTTCACATGATCGACTTCACGTGTTCAGAGAATGGAGGCATAGACATACCTGAACACCACCTTTTCCTTTAGGAGTACAATCCTTCAACAATTAAGAAGAATCCAATTTTGAGCAAATTCCGTGTTTGATTTCATTCTCTGCTGCTGCCGGTGCTTAGTACAGATGAGTGCGGAAAATTTACGCTAGCATATATAGGAGCATATAACTCCTACAGAGCATTGCAGTTTTGCATTTCAGACGTCTGTGAGGTACGTAATGACGACATAGGTGTCTGATAGATAATTGATTGATATATTATTAGGGAGtgttaaaaatatgtttaagtTTTACGAGTAAAAAACTTTTAGATGTAACTATAGCATAATTAAAGTATTAAAGTGTAATTACATAGTAAACTGCATTTTAACTACGATACAACTTATATAAAATTTGCATTTAACTATAGTTTAGTTAGCTAGCACTGGGAACTTATGCGTGActtgtaaaaaaattattttcagcaatttttttttcatacacaAATCTCGAAACGATCGGATGATcacaaatctgaaaattttagaaGCAAAAAGCTTACGAAAGTTTTCTAGTAAATCCATTTGGTTTTGGTGGTGCATGTGCAGCATCGGGAGCTTGGGCGTGCACAACTCGCAGGCGTGCGTGGCGAACGTGACGGTGCGGAACGCGGTGATCCGGAACTCGGACAACGGGCTGCGGATCAAGACGTGGCAGGGCGGGATGGGGTCGGTGTCCGGGATCAACTTCGACACGGTGAGCATGGAGAACGTGCGGAACTGCATCATCATCGACCAGTACTACTGCCTGGACAAGCGGTGCATGAACCAGTCCACCGCCGTGCACGTCACCGACGTCTCCTACGCCAACGTCCGGGGATCCTACGACGTCCGCGCGGCCCCGATCCACTTCGCCTGCAGCGACACCGTCCCCTGCACCAACATCACCATGTCCGAGGTCGAGCTGCTCCCCTTCAgcggcgagctcgtcgacgaCCCATTCTGCTGGAGCGCCTACGGCCTCCAGCAGACGCCCACCATCCCGCCCATCTACTGCCTCCAGGACGGCCTGCCGGACTCGCTCCTCGACAACCCGGACCTCAGATGCCGATGATCTATCGATCGTCGTCTAATTAATGCTTCATacacactagctagctagtgcacACTTTATTGCATGCCTCACTTAAAAGCTGATGAGTTTAATTATATAGTATGCAAATTAATACTACTAGTATTAGTATTACTCCACTATTTACGATTACTAATTTTTGAGTTATGTGAAGCTGTACTGTACATGTGCGCATCTGCTCCCTCTTGATATTACTTGTGTCGCTTTAAGTCATTGCTGCTTCCAATTGAATTCTCACATTCACAGTTTCTAAAAATCAGTATATTGGCGACACATTAAAGCACGCACACATTACAAATATATCCTATTCCTTCATTTTTCAAATTACTTATCGTTCTATTATATCCTAAATAAAAAACATTTGTACCTTTTTTTATCATTAATTTAACATCATAAGATTTATGTAGATTTATGTTTGTACATTCATCGTGAgaaatacttttataatatatataattcacaTTTTGTTAAACTATACATGACCACAGTGTAACAGCTTTTGGATTTGGGAATATTGCCTTCACATTGTGAAGAACTTCAGTGACATAATATATCGGTTGTTGAACCTGATCGCGCTCGATAACGAGAATAGTACTGGCCGAGTACGGTGTGGTGACATTGTAGAGGAAGAGCTCCTCCTCTGGGTTGCGAAGCGACGAGAATAGAAGAATTTGCAAGATATCGTTTAAGTATCTGGAAAGCTTCTTCGGTTACTGTTGTCCACTTAAACTTGTTGTGCTTCTTCACTAGGTTGAAGAAAGGCAAGCCTAGCTTTCTCATGCTGGCTACGAACCGACCGAGTGCTTCCATGCATCCGGTAAGTTTTTCAACCTCCTCAAGCCTTAATGGCGACTTCAAGTTCTTGATAGCCCTGATCTTTTCTAGATTGGTTTCTATTCCCTATCCAGAGACTAGAAATCCATGTagttgttgatatttcttacgATCATAGATAAATCCGTAAGCGCATGGAATACCGTTGTAGCACTTCCCCTTAAAGTATTCCAATGGTACCGAACACGAGGAACGTGTGTGTATTATCTGCGATCAGGATTCGATCCAAGAACAACAACCTAGGATAAATTGGCTATAGAGAATTCCTATGTCTTTTATTGAGTTAATTACGTTAAAAGTAAAACTCAATCGAATGCTTCGGGCATCGGCCCTCCCCTGGTCTTCCAGGCTGAGTCCGACCTtcagctctatgatgtatccgaacgtggaggaATACGAAGGATATATATGACTGCCACCACCTGCTGCCTACCTCACTTTCCATGGAGCACACAATAAACGAAGGTAATTTCTAACATAGACATCAcacctaagttattaattactactctagcctTGTGGATGAACTTCCTTTTTTATAAAATTCCTAAGGATTCATCATTAAGAGCAAGGTTCATATCATTGGGTCATCTCTCATTAACCAATAACTTAGATAACATGCGGTCCTAAGAATATGATTCACAAGCAACAGGTATATGCAGGGAATAAAATGTAGgtaagtcattttaacatgCAAGTCAGAGACTCTCACTAGCACGGGAtaggtcatctcaatcgggcaacaAACCTCATCTGTGTCGGGGAGGGATCCTGTCACGAACCAAAGGTTACAGATGTGAGAAGTCATTTGTATCGGACATTTGACAATCACGGATGACAGTTATCTCAATAGGGCCAAAACTAAAGCCTGTCACTGATATGCTTGACCCAATAGATGAGTCAAACTAGGGCCAAACAtgggcccgtcaccgatgataTCATATGTGACGGACTCATACTTGACTAACGgactaatatttttttgaaaagtaaATAATTTTATTTCGACGAGATTCGTCAAATTTTTTGAACTTAGCCTAAATTTAGAATAAATTTtccatgtaatattatttgtaATCTTTATTATTATAAAAGCGAAGTTGTCCACACGGCTAAGGGCTAAGCAGACAAGGCACGGGTCCTACTCCCTCACCACCATCGTACTTCCTCAGccacttaaaaaaaaacctatccCATGTAGAGAACACCCCACCGAAAAAGTAGTATCCACGAGAAAATCAACCCACTAAACAATCCGCATTCCTTTGTGTTCTTTCAAATCAACTAgttggtggcccgcgcaattgtgTGGCTAgcatcaatttaaaattatctattttttacacatgattttatttaaaattatcatTCCCGTGATTCTAATAATTTTATAGCTTTTAAAAGCCACTCCAGTCGCTACCCCTTACTCCTTTGACACCTTTTTATTTGGTTACTCCATCTACCACTACTTCTATTTATCTttagaaatttaaaaattaggccttatagtttttagagttcatTATCTTGTTGGGTTTTGTTTTCGTAATTTTTTAGAAGTATCATCAAACATCGCCAATTTACTACTCTACGGCTCGTCCATAACCacctctctttattgtcattgggattttaaaagttgaacataattattatttgtgttcttttttactttctataagtcttcgccattatactcctctacagcCCGCCCGCTACCTCCCCTCCTTATTgacattaagattttaaaaatcgaacatgattatcactGGGGTTTATTTTTAGTCTCCATAAGTCCCGCTAACCGTCATGACCATGCTGCTTAACGGTATGCCCATCGTCACTTCTCTTAATCTTTATTGGGATTCtatttgaggttttgtttatagtttttagatatTCCATCAACTGCCAGCACTCTACTTCTTTACAGGCCTATTGCTTCtcccctctttattgtcatttgtcatcgttgcttctcccctctttattgtcatttgtcATCGTTGTGATCTAGATGGACTTTCTTTTAAATTGCTTATTTGTCATTCCGAtaatttttattcataaattatattcctacttgaactcttataattatttttctattttgaaatttattttattttttattttgaattttaattaatctcgccATGTGTTCTAGCTTATCTCttatttcaatagtctttattttttattacaaatttgagttatttataaattttattctagttgagctcttctttttatttttctattttctgaatttttttattttttatttcgaattttagttaatcttgtattgtgttctatatagacttattttaatatttcttatttttatttccaacttcattttttttaaaattttattcataCCTGAActctcttttctattttttataattttgaattttatttgattttttatttaatttttaattaatatcgtattgtttttttagacgggctattctttcaatattgcttatttttaatttcgaattttagttattttcaaattgtattcttacgtgaactcttcttttatttattttctaattttggattttattttatttttattgtgaattttaattaatcttctgTTGGGTTGttatatggactcttatttcaatattccttatttttaattccgaatttcagatatttttaaattgtaagactcttcttttatttctaattttggattttattttctttttattctgaattttgattaatctcatattgggttcttatatggactcttatttcaatattgcttaattttaaatccgaatttcagctatttttaaattgtatttctacttggactcttttgggtggcccgcgcaattgcgcggctagcacccaaacaaaattatgtatatttttagtatgattttacttaaaatttattaaatagctatctcattgtcttaagactttgaaagaccaaaccttatcatcctcgtgtttctaattatatagtttttaaaagtcacactagttgctaccccttatgtcatcttcttctttatttgcttgctcggtcatcttcttctttatttgtttgctcggtcatcttcttctttatttgcttgctcgatctaccactatttctatttattcttcttggaacctttaaaaattggattttatagtttttagagtttattgtcaagttgggtttcatttttataatttctagttGTCCCATCAAacattgccattatactcctctacggcctgTGTTGATGGTCGTTATCGAACGGTTTCGACCGTAAATactaccaaaatagaggagaactagtgatgcttgcaatgcataatctgttagaataa
This window encodes:
- the LOC4338287 gene encoding polygalacturonase At1g48100 is translated as MGGGPSRLGLPRLLMVVALVLLPLCGFGVHGRNHIHKKPHGGGGGGGRQHRGGGTVVSSPAVPPADEQTQPPGIVPSDPVIPAQPEQCVFDVRAFGAVGDGTTDDTEAFRAAWRAACAVESAVISVPSDGTFTITTTTFTGPCKPGLVFQVDGVLMPPDGPDCWPPSDNRRQWLVFSNLDGLTLRGAGTIEGNGEGWWNLPCKPHRGPNGSTLRGPCDSPTLVRFFMSRNLVVEGLRVENSPEFHFRFDGCSDVRVDGLSIRSPANSPNTDGIHVENTQRVAIYNSMISNGDDCISIGTGSYDVDIQNVSCGPGHGISIGSLGVHNSQACVANVTVRNAVIRNSDNGLRIKTWQGGMGSVSGINFDTVSMENVRNCIIIDQYYCLDKRCMNQSTAVHVTDVSYANVRGSYDVRAAPIHFACSDTVPCTNITMSEVELLPFSGELVDDPFCWSAYGLQQTPTIPPIYCLQDGLPDSLLDNPDLRCR